Within the Vagococcus carniphilus genome, the region ACGCACCATTTAATGCGATTGCTATTTTAGTTGGTTCTCAAGTAGGTCGTCCCGGCGTATTAACTCAATGTTCAGTGGAAGAATCAGCTGAACTTGACTTAGGAATGCGTGGATTTACTTCATATGCTGAAACTATTTCAGTTTATGGAACAGAACCAGTTTTTACTGATGGTGATGATACACCTTGGTCTAAAGGATTCTTAGCATCTTGTTATGCTTCTCGTGGTTTAAAAATGCGTTTTACATCTGGTTCAGGTTCTGAGGTAATGATGGGTTATGCAGAAGGTAACTCAATGCTTTATTTAGAAGCAAGATGTATTTTTATTACTAAAGCTAGTGGTGTTCAAGGTTTACAAAATGGAGCGGTTAGTTGTATTGGTATTCCTGGATCAGTTCCATCTGGTATCAGAGAAGTATTAGCCGAAAACTTAATTTGTTGTATGTTGGATCTTGAAGTAGCTTCAGGTAATGACCAAGCATTCTCACATTCAGATATGCGACGTACTGAAAAATTAATGGGTCAATTTTTACCAGGAACTGACATCATTTCATGTGGTTATTCAGCTGTACCAAACTACGATAACATGTTTGCAGGCTCAAATACAGATATTGAAGATGTGGATGATTATTTAGTTTTCCAACGTGACTTAAAAGTAGACGGTGGACTTCGACCAGTAACAGAAGAAGAAACAATTAAAGTTAGAAATAAAGCAGCTAAAGCTATTCAAGTTATTTTTGAAGAACTAGGTTTACCAAAAATAACTGACGAAGAAGTAGAAGCAGCAACTTACGCTCATGGTTCAAAAGATATGCCAGATCGTAACTTAGTTGAAGATATGAAAGCAGCTCAAGAGGTGTTGACTAGAGGGTTAACAGGAGTCGACTTAGTTAAAGCATTAGCTAATGGTGGATTTAGAGATGTTGCAGATGATCTTTTAAGCTTATTAAAACAACGTGTCTCAGGTGACTTTTTACAAACATCAGCTATTTTTGATGATCAATTTAATGTTATTTCAGCCGTTAATGATTGCAATGATTATCAAGGACCAGGAACTGGTTATCGATTAGAAGGCGAAGAGTGGGAAAAAGTAAAAGATATTCCAATGGCGATTGACCCACGTTCTGTCTAGTGATGAATGGAGAGGATGAAAAAGATGTCAGAAACAGCAATTAATGAAAAATTGTTAAGAGCGATTATTCGTGATGTGTTAAAAGAAATGCCACTAGACGATAAACCAGTGACATTCCAAGAAACAAAAACAGTTCAAACGACAGATGAAAAAGTGGTAGCTCCTTTAAAACAATTAGACTGGTTTAAATCAATGGGAGTTGCTAAAGCTGGAGCTTCACAAGATGAAGTTATTGTAGCTGTAGCACCTGGCTTTGCAGAAGCTATGTCAGAAAACCTATTAGGTATTAGCCATAAAGAAATTCTTCGCCAAGTTGTTGCAGGGATTGAAGAAGAAGGTTTACAAGCTAGAGTTATTAAAGTATTCCGTACGGCTGATGTATCATTTATCGGTGCTGAAGCAGATAAGTTATCAGGTTCAGGTGTTGCTATTGGTATTCAGTCAAAAGGAACAACTATTATCCATCAAAAAGATTTAGAACCTTTATCAAATCTTGAATTGTTCCCTCAAGCACCAACTATTTCGTTAGATACTTATAGAGCGATTGGTAAAAATGCAGCTAAATATGCAAAAGGTGAATCACCTGATCCAGTTCCAACAGTTAGTGATCAAATGTCACGTGTGGCCTATCAAGCAAAATCAGCCATGATGCATATTAAAGAAACTAAATATGTTGTTATAGGTAAACCAGCTGAAGAAATTAAAGTTGATTTTTCGAAATAAAAGGGAGGGTAAAAAATGACAGAGATGGATAACTTGATTAAAAAAATCAAAGAACAAATGGAGCTTTCAGAAGAAGGACAAGGTAGCGTTGCTACTCAACCAAGTTTTGAAAAGACAATGGATCGAAATGACTACCCATTATATGAAAAACATCCTGATTTAGTTCGTGCACCAAGTGGAAAAAAATTAGCAGATATCACTTTAGATAGTGTATTAGCCAATGAAGTAAACACTCAAGATTTACGTGTGACTAAAGAAACACTTAAATATCAAGGTGAAATTGCAGCTGATGCTGGACGTGGAGCTATTCAACAAAACTTTGCTAGAGCAGCGGAATTAACAGTTATTCCAGATGACCGTTTACTAGAAATGTATGGTGCTTTAAGACCGTATCGTTCATCTAAACAAGAATTACTTGATATGGCTCAGGAATTAGAAGATAAATATCAAGCAACTATTACAGCGAACTTTTTCAAGGAAGCAGCTAATTATTACGAAGTACGTAAAAAATTAAAAGGTGATAATTAATTAGGAGGCAACTATGAAAAAAGTCATTGGTGTTGATATTGGAAATTCATCTACAGAGGTGACGTTAGCAACAGTCATGCCCAATGGTAGTGTTGAATTTATTGCCTCTGCTTTATCTGAAACAACGGGAATTAAAGGAACACGTCACAACTTAATTGGTATTAAAAATGCGATTAATTTAATGCTTGCTAAGACGCAGATGACAACAAAAGAGATTGATTTAATTCGAATTAACGAAGCAACTCCTGTTATTGGAGATGTGGCAATGGAGACTATTACTGAAACCATTATTACTGAATCAACGATGATTGGCCATGATCCTAAAACACCAGGTGGTGAGGGGTTAGGCATTGGTTACACGGTTCTTCTGCCAGAGCTTTTTGAAAAAACGGATAAAACAGTTCCTTATATTGTTGTTATACCAAAAGAAATCGATTTTGATGATGCTTCTAAATTAATTAATTTATATGTTGAGTATGGTTTTAATATTACTGCTGCTATTTTACAACGAGACGATGGTGTCTTAATTAACAACCGGTTGACTCATGTTATCCCAATCGTGGATGAAGTAGCTTTTATTAATAAAGTACCTCTTAACATGTTAGCCGCTGTTGAAGTAGCAGGTAAAGGGCAAGTTATTTCAGAGTTAGCAAATCCTTATGGTATAGCCACAGTTTTTGACTTAAGTCCTGAAGAAACTAAAAACATTGTTCCTGTTTCAAGGGCTTTGATTGGTAATCGTTCAGCTGTTGTCATTAAAACACCAGCAGGAGATGTAAAAGCAAGAACTATACCGGCAGGTCATTTAATTATCAAAGGTGATAATCGGACTGAAAAAGTTGGAATCTCTGATGGTGCTGAAAAAATAATGAAGGCTGTTTCTGGTTTTCAAACAATTGAAAATGTCACTGGTGAACCTGGAACAAATATCGGAGGCATGTTAGAAAGAGTTCGTCAAACTATGGCGGATTTAACAAATAAAGCCTTAAAAGATATTTTTATTCAAGATTTATTAGCCATTGATACATTTGTTCCATTAGATGTTAAAGGTGGTTTAGCTGGTGAGTTTTCTTTAGAACAAGCAGTAGGGATTGCTTCAATGGTGAAGTCAGATCATTTACAAATGTCTCTTATTGCAGAAGAAGTTGAAAGAGAAATCGGTATACCAGTTGAAATTGGTGGTTCAGAAGCAGGCGCAGCTATTTTAGGAGCCTTAACGACAGCAGGAACTAACAAACCATTAGCCATTTTAGATCTTGGAGCAGGTTCGACAGATGCTTCAATTATTGATAAAAATGGTAAAACAACAGCTATTCATTTAGCTGGAGCAGGTGACATGGTAACAATGATTATCGACTCTGAACTTGGTTTAGACGATAGATATTTAGCTGAGTCAATCAAAAAATACCCATTAGCAAAAGTGGAAAGCTTATTCTACATCAGACATGAAGATGGAACAGTGGAGTTCTTTGATAAAGCTTTACCAGCGAATATTTTTGCTAAAGTTGTGGTGATTACTCCTGAAGGTTTTGTCCCAATTCCTGGAGATTTAAGTATTGAAAAAGTTAAAATTGTTCGTCAAACAGCTAAAGAAAGAGTCTTTGTAACGAATGCTTTACGAGCATTAGCTCATGTGAGTCCTACTGGAAATATTAGAGATATACCATTTGTTGTTATAGTTGGTGGTTCAGCACTTGATTTTGAAGTACCTCAATTAGTAACTGATGCTTTATCTCATTATTCTCTTGTTGCAGGAAGAGGAAATATTCGTAAAACAGAAGGACCTAGAAACGCCGTAGCAACTGGACTTATATTAGCATATTCAGATGAATTAAAGGGAGAGGATCATGGTGAGTAGACCAACTATTTATATCACGAAAATGACACCTCAAACTGAATTAAGTCATTTGTTATACGGAATGGAAGAAGAAGAAATTCCTGGTGAATTAAAGGAGAATCAACAATTAGATTTAATTGCTGCAGCTTATGAACAAGCACTTAAATCTCCTTTAGAAGTAGGAATTGCAGTGAATGAAAAACAAGCGGTGCTTCATTTTAAAAGTTTACCTGAAAAAGAACCTCTTTTTGTAGTAGACAATAACGAAGAGTCAATGATGACGCTTGGTAAAAATGCCGCACGTTTAGTAAAAGGAATTCCTTTTAAACTAGATGTTTAGGATGTGAAAAAAGTGAATCAAGCATTAGGAATGGTAGAAGTCATCGGGTTTGGATGTGCTGTGAATGTTTCAGATGTCATGGTGAAAACAGCCGATGTCAGAATAGCTGGCATTGAAAGAGCAAAAGGCTCGGGTTGGCTAACGATTAAAGTGTTAGGTGATGTTGGTGCCGTCAATGCTGCAATAGAATCTGGAGAGCAAATAGCTAAAAAAGATCAGAAATTTATTGCATCAAAGATTATCCCACGTCTAGGTGAAGGTCTTGACATATGGTTAAAAGCTGGACTGGATGCTAGTACTGAAAAGTTAGTTGTTGATGAACTCGAAGAAGAAACTTCAACGGTTGAAGAAAATAAAGAACTAGAATCTGTCTTTGAAGAAGAGCAAAAAATCGAAACAGCTCAAATAGATGATGGTGAAGTTACTATCGATTCAGAGAATTATACATGTAATTTATGTAAAGACCCATCATGTAATAGAAAAAAAGGTGAACCTCGAAAAGAATGTTCACACTATGAAGAATTAAAAGAAGAAAAAAAATAATTATATATCGGAGGAAATTATCATGAATAACGCATTAGGAATGATCGAAACAAAAGGTTTAGTAGGAGCAATTGAAGCAGCTGACGCAATGGTTAAAGCAGCTAACGTAACTCTAGTAGGAACAGAAAAAATTGGTTCAGGTTTAGTAACAGTTATGGTTCGTGGTGATGTAGGTGCTGTAAAAGCTGCTGTAGATGCTGGAACAAGTGCTGCTGAATCTGTAGGTGAAGTATTTGCTTCATACGTAATCCCTCGTCCTCATACAGATGTTGAAGGAATTTTACCAGAAAAAAACTAGTTTAAGAAAGTCAGGATGAAAGAAATGAACGAAGCTGAATTAAGAGAGCTAATCTTAAAAATTATTGCAGAGGAAACGGAACCAACGATTCCAATTGGTGTATCTAATCACCATATTCATTTAACTCAATCTGATTTTGATATCTTATTTCCAGGTCAAGAAATGACAGTAAGAGTTCCATTAAAACAACCTGGTGAATTTGCTTCAAATCAAACAGTTACAATTGTTGGTCCTCGTGGAGAAGTAAATAATGTTAGAATTTTAGGCCCATGTCGTGCTCACTCACAAGTTGAGTTAGCTAAAACGGAAGCAAGACAAATTGGCGTCAATGTTCCAATTCGTATGTCAGGTGATTTACAAGGAACACCAACTGTGACAGTTAAAACAAAAGATGGTCAAGTAGAAATTCAAGGAGCAATCGCTGCTAAGCGTCACATTCATATGAGCGACAAAGATGCGGAAATGTTTGGCGTTCAAAAAGGTGACATTGTTAAAGTATCGATTGAAACAGAAGAAAGAAAAACTATTTTTGATGATGTTGTTGTTCGACCTGATCCAAAATTTGTATTAGAAATGCATATTGATACCGACGAAGCTAATGCCGCTAACGTTGGAAAAGGAACAGTTGCAAAATTAATTAAAGATTAAAGAACCAAAAGTTGATCTAAAATAAAACATCCCTAGATGCCATTGTCCCATTTATTTTAGATCAATTAAAAGTTCTTTTTAAGACAAGGAGGCAGGCAATGAATGAGGATAAACTCATTTCAATGATTAAAGAAAAATTAGTTGAAAGAGAGAAAAAACAAGTAGCAATTGCTTATCAACATAATTGTCAAATCGCCTTACCACCAAGTGTCACAGTTTTTTATGAATATCGAAATATTAACTTGCATCAAGTTTCTATTCGTCTGATAAAAGACCTTTATCAAATGAAAGAAACGCCTTGGGTTGAATGGTTATTAACAGGAATTTCTTATCAAATTTCGTTTTCTATAGAACTAAATGAATTTATCTTGCCCTTTGTTCCGTGGAAAATGTTAACAGAATGGCCA harbors:
- a CDS encoding propanediol/glycerol family dehydratase medium subunit, with the translated sequence MSETAINEKLLRAIIRDVLKEMPLDDKPVTFQETKTVQTTDEKVVAPLKQLDWFKSMGVAKAGASQDEVIVAVAPGFAEAMSENLLGISHKEILRQVVAGIEEEGLQARVIKVFRTADVSFIGAEADKLSGSGVAIGIQSKGTTIIHQKDLEPLSNLELFPQAPTISLDTYRAIGKNAAKYAKGESPDPVPTVSDQMSRVAYQAKSAMMHIKETKYVVIGKPAEEIKVDFSK
- a CDS encoding glycerol dehydratase reactivase beta/small subunit family protein codes for the protein MSRPTIYITKMTPQTELSHLLYGMEEEEIPGELKENQQLDLIAAAYEQALKSPLEVGIAVNEKQAVLHFKSLPEKEPLFVVDNNEESMMTLGKNAARLVKGIPFKLDV
- the pduM gene encoding PduM family microcompartment protein codes for the protein MNEDKLISMIKEKLVEREKKQVAIAYQHNCQIALPPSVTVFYEYRNINLHQVSIRLIKDLYQMKETPWVEWLLTGISYQISFSIELNEFILPFVPWKMLTEWPVVFKMSNQRVHAFQTNMLTRQLIIGLPNNSFLVILKQQKLTQEAIELIKKNNITVIERVNETCIWEES
- a CDS encoding BMC domain-containing protein; this translates as MNQALGMVEVIGFGCAVNVSDVMVKTADVRIAGIERAKGSGWLTIKVLGDVGAVNAAIESGEQIAKKDQKFIASKIIPRLGEGLDIWLKAGLDASTEKLVVDELEEETSTVEENKELESVFEEEQKIETAQIDDGEVTIDSENYTCNLCKDPSCNRKKGEPRKECSHYEELKEEKK
- the pduL gene encoding phosphate propanoyltransferase encodes the protein MNEAELRELILKIIAEETEPTIPIGVSNHHIHLTQSDFDILFPGQEMTVRVPLKQPGEFASNQTVTIVGPRGEVNNVRILGPCRAHSQVELAKTEARQIGVNVPIRMSGDLQGTPTVTVKTKDGQVEIQGAIAAKRHIHMSDKDAEMFGVQKGDIVKVSIETEERKTIFDDVVVRPDPKFVLEMHIDTDEANAANVGKGTVAKLIKD
- a CDS encoding diol dehydratase small subunit; this translates as MTEMDNLIKKIKEQMELSEEGQGSVATQPSFEKTMDRNDYPLYEKHPDLVRAPSGKKLADITLDSVLANEVNTQDLRVTKETLKYQGEIAADAGRGAIQQNFARAAELTVIPDDRLLEMYGALRPYRSSKQELLDMAQELEDKYQATITANFFKEAANYYEVRKKLKGDN
- a CDS encoding diol dehydratase reactivase subunit alpha; the encoded protein is MKKVIGVDIGNSSTEVTLATVMPNGSVEFIASALSETTGIKGTRHNLIGIKNAINLMLAKTQMTTKEIDLIRINEATPVIGDVAMETITETIITESTMIGHDPKTPGGEGLGIGYTVLLPELFEKTDKTVPYIVVIPKEIDFDDASKLINLYVEYGFNITAAILQRDDGVLINNRLTHVIPIVDEVAFINKVPLNMLAAVEVAGKGQVISELANPYGIATVFDLSPEETKNIVPVSRALIGNRSAVVIKTPAGDVKARTIPAGHLIIKGDNRTEKVGISDGAEKIMKAVSGFQTIENVTGEPGTNIGGMLERVRQTMADLTNKALKDIFIQDLLAIDTFVPLDVKGGLAGEFSLEQAVGIASMVKSDHLQMSLIAEEVEREIGIPVEIGGSEAGAAILGALTTAGTNKPLAILDLGAGSTDASIIDKNGKTTAIHLAGAGDMVTMIIDSELGLDDRYLAESIKKYPLAKVESLFYIRHEDGTVEFFDKALPANIFAKVVVITPEGFVPIPGDLSIEKVKIVRQTAKERVFVTNALRALAHVSPTGNIRDIPFVVIVGGSALDFEVPQLVTDALSHYSLVAGRGNIRKTEGPRNAVATGLILAYSDELKGEDHGE
- a CDS encoding BMC domain-containing protein, coding for MMNNALGMIETKGLVGAIEAADAMVKAANVTLVGTEKIGSGLVTVMVRGDVGAVKAAVDAGTSAAESVGEVFASYVIPRPHTDVEGILPEKN
- a CDS encoding propanediol/glycerol family dehydratase large subunit codes for the protein MRRSKRFEVLEQRAVHKDGFVKEWIDEGFIAMESPNDPKPSIKIENDVITELDGKKRADFDLIDYYIADYGIDKDNAEKVLAMDSVKLATMMVDPNVARDEIISLTTSMTPAKIVDVVSQMNMVELMMAMQKMHARRRPATQSHVTNLRDNPVQIAADAAEGAFRGFAEQETTVAVGRYAPFNAIAILVGSQVGRPGVLTQCSVEESAELDLGMRGFTSYAETISVYGTEPVFTDGDDTPWSKGFLASCYASRGLKMRFTSGSGSEVMMGYAEGNSMLYLEARCIFITKASGVQGLQNGAVSCIGIPGSVPSGIREVLAENLICCMLDLEVASGNDQAFSHSDMRRTEKLMGQFLPGTDIISCGYSAVPNYDNMFAGSNTDIEDVDDYLVFQRDLKVDGGLRPVTEEETIKVRNKAAKAIQVIFEELGLPKITDEEVEAATYAHGSKDMPDRNLVEDMKAAQEVLTRGLTGVDLVKALANGGFRDVADDLLSLLKQRVSGDFLQTSAIFDDQFNVISAVNDCNDYQGPGTGYRLEGEEWEKVKDIPMAIDPRSV